In Daucus carota subsp. sativus chromosome 4, DH1 v3.0, whole genome shotgun sequence, one DNA window encodes the following:
- the LOC108219461 gene encoding uncharacterized protein LOC108219461 has translation MDPTRRISRVIDPKIRHVGFFAPQSQPGPSESPVMIPLPDITRAIQVPVGDFYHRRSDYDVVRVGSYDPSDSMSSRNGDGEFSEDSGIWKLPMSLPSNGLDKLAARNFPFGAKKSPHDDEDGTPPAEMSSKSDPKPHKGKTTKAERRALQEEAQRTAKAAGKGLNEKGDSPAQMSMKSVLNPSKEKTTKAERRALQEAQRAAKAAGKVSKAERKMSSAAATGKEASVQIGEVVKNSRQKKDVLMASFEKTIGNRPPEKDRKKDVPPSRMQFDDKSRVDKAKKHSVVKQVEARNRVDYFMHLPQYERGTQHPDLETKFFQLNHIHPAVYKVGLQYLAGDITGGNSRCIAMLKAFQKAIEDYSAPLERTVNRDLIAKINSYVSFLIECRPLSVSMGNAIRFLKAHVTKLPPEITVSEAKASISSNIDRFITEKIVLADRTIVKHAVKKIRDGDVLLTYGSSSVVEMILLQAHELGIRFRVVVVDSRPKLEGQALIRRLVRNGVSCTYTHINAISYIMHEITRVFLGAASVLSNGTVYSRVGTASVAMVAHELRVPVMICCEAYKFHERVQLDSICCNELGDPRAITMVPGEVDIQYLDDSVKNNGLQHLNLLYDATPSDYISVIITDYGMIPASSVPVILREYGGEYLFT, from the exons ATGGATCCTACTCGTCGAATTTCCCGGGTCATCGACCCCAAAATCCGTCATGTCGGGTTTTTCGCTCCACAATCCCAACCCGGACCCTCCGAGTCGCCGGTGATGATTCCGCTGCCGGATATTACGCGCGCTATTCAAGTTCCGGTTGGGGACTTTTATCATCGGCGATCGGATTATGATGTTGTGCGTGTAGGAAGCTATGATCCTAGTGATTCGATGTCGAGTCGCAACGGGGATGGTGAGTTTTCCGAGGATTCGGGGATTTGGAAGTTGCCAATGTCACTTCCGAGTAATGGATTAGATAAGTTGGCTGCTCGGAATTTCCCGTTTGGAGCCAAAAAGAGTCCTCATGATG ATGAAGATGGTACTCCACCTGCTGAAATGTCCTCAAAATCAGATCCAAAGCCACATAAAGGAAAAACAACAAAAGCTGAAAGGCGTGCTTTGCAAGAAGAAGCTCAGCGAACTGCAAAAGCTGCTGGAAAAGGATTAAATG AAAAAGGTGATTCACCTGCTCAAATGTCCATGAAATCAGTTTTAAATCCATCAAAGGAAAAAACAACAAAGGCTGAGAGGCGAGCATTGCAAGAGGCTCAACGAGCTGCGAAAGCAGCTGGAAAAGTTTCAAAAG CTGAAAGGAAAATGTCTTCTGCTGCTGCTACTGGAAAAGAAGCTTCTGTACAGATTGGTGAGGTAGTAAAGAATTCTAGACAAAAGAAAGATGTTTTAATGGCATCGTTTGAGAAGACAATAGGTAATCGACCTCCAGAAAAAGATAGGAAGAAAGATGTGCCCCCCTCTCGCATGCAGTTTGATGATAAAAGCCGGGTGGATAAAGCTAAAAAGCATTCTGTAGTCAAACAAGTTGAAGCCAGAAATAGGGTTGATTATTTTATGCATTTGCCTCAATATGAGCGTGGAACTCAGCATCCTGATCTGGAGACTAAGTTTTTCCAACTTAATCATATTCATCCTGCTGTGTACAAG GTTGGATTACAGTATTTAGCTGGAGATATTACTGGGGGCAATTCTCGTTGTATAGCTATGCTTAAAGCATTTCAGAAAGCCATAGAAGACTACTCTGCACCACTGGAGAGAACTGTTAACCGAGATTTAATAGCCAAGATCAATAGTTATGTTTCCTTTTTGATAGAGTGCAGGCCCCTCTCAGTAAGCATGGGAAATGCAATTCGATTTTTGAAGGCTCATGTTACTAAATTACCCCCGGAAATCACTGTTTCAGAAGCAAAAGCCTCCATCAGTTCAAACATAGATCGTTTCATTACCGAGAAGATTGTACTCGCGGATAGGACTATAGTCAAACATGCGGTTAAAAAAATCAGGGACGGTGATGTTCTACTTACATATGGTTCATCTTCTGTTGTTGAAATGATTCTTCTACAGGCTCATGAACTTGGCATAAGATTCCGTGTTGTTGTAGTTGACTCGCGTCCCAAGCTTGAAGGTCAAGCACTAATCCGCAGGCTGGTCCGAAATGGTGTGAGCTGCACATATACTCATATAAATGCGATCTCTTATATCATGCACGAGATCACAAGAGTCTTTTTGGGGGCTGCTTCAGTCTTGTCTAATGGAACAGTGTACTCGAGGGTTGGGACTGCATCTGTGGCTATGGTTGCACATGAATTACGTGTACCAGTCATGATATGCTGTGAAGCATATAAATTTCATGAGAGGGTACAGCTTGACTCAATCTGCTGTAATGAACTAG GCGATCCAAGGGCTATAACTATGGTTCCTGGGGAAGTGGATATTCAATATCTTGATGATTCAGTCAAAAACAATGGTCTTCAACACCTGAATCTACT GTATGACGCGACTCCTTCAGATTATATATCTGTAATCATCACAGATTATGGCATG atcCCAGCCTCAAGTGTTCCTGTGATTTTACGAGAGTATGGTGGGGAATATCTTTTCACATGA
- the LOC108218108 gene encoding protein NRT1/ PTR FAMILY 1.2: MRRSDEMLKQEEPLLLTPSPNPKGGFKTIPFILATDLFERLASSGLSPNMIRYLMEEYHMDVTTGNNIILFWSAATNFLPVLGAFIADSFLGRYRMIGVGTIFSLLGMAILWLTTFITQARPPPCTGSVETTCIPSNFQVIFLCSSFCLLSMGAGGIRSSSVAFGANQLANKDVNLASSRSLQSYFNWYIATSSVAVLLASTVVVYIQDKMGWEVGYGIPVVLVFLSVLSFFVASPLYVKPKSKSSLITGFFRVIAAAYNNRHVDLPTDTTSVLFHCKEDSRRIVPSEKLRFLNKACLIKNGREQERPADGERLSSNICTVDQVEEFKALLKVIPLWSTGMIMSINMNQPSFPLLQATSMDRHITSNFEIPAGSFGTIGIIALTLWVVLYNQVILRLGSKIMGRTISFTIKQRMGTGIFVSFLAMVVSAVVEGIRRDRAVTVKNLNVAVTTVQMSAMWLVPQNCLSGIAEALNAVALIEFFYREFPSSMSSIASTMYGVGMSAGNLLASFLLSTIDDVTGREGKISWISSNIDEGHYDYYYWFLAGLSLINLMYFFLCSWAYGPCEGECIGSGTSSTD; this comes from the exons ATGCGGAGATCAGATGAAATGCTAAAACAGGAAGAGCCTCTTCTCTTAACCCCAAGTCCTAATCCTAAAGGAGGCTTCAAAACCATACCATTTATCCTAG CAACTGATTTGTTTGAGAGATTGGCAAGTTCTGGGTTGTCACCAAATATGATAAGATATTTGATGGAGGAATATCACATGGATGTCACAACGGGAAACAATATCATTCTTTTCTGGTCGGCAGCTACCAATTTCCTACCGGTTCTCGGGGCTTTCATTGCTGATTCTTTCTTGGGTCGATACAGAATGATTGGAGTTGGAACCATTTTCAGCTTACTG GGGATGGCTATTCTATGGTTAACGACCTTTATCACACAAGCACGGCCACCTCCTTGCACTGGTTCGGTCGAAACAACTTGCATCCCCTCTAATTTCCAGGTGATTTTCCTCTGTTCTTCCTTCTGCCTTCTGTCTATGGGGGCTGGTGGAATCAGATCATCTTCAGTAGCATTCGGTGCAAACCAACTAGCAAACAAAGATGTTAACCTGGCTAGTTCCCGGTCTTTACAGAGTTATTTTAACTGGTATATAGCTACAAGCTCAGTTGCGGTGCTCCTGGCTTCAACAGTAGTGGTATATATTCAAGACAAAATGGGATGGGAAGTTGGATATGGGATTCCTGTAGTGCTTGTGTTCTTGTCAGTACTTTCTTTCTTTGTGGCCTCTCCCTTGTATGTCAAGCCGAAGAGTAAATCAAGCTTGATCACTGGATTTTTTCGAGTGATTGCAGCAGCATACAACAACAGACATGTCGATTTACCAACAGACACCACGTCTGTTTTGTTTCATTGCAAGGAGGATTCCAGAAGGATTGTTCCCAGTGAGAAGCTAAG GTTTCTAAATAAAGCTtgtctaattaaaaatggccgggAGCAGGAGAGACCAGCTGATGGGGAACGACTCTCAAGTAATATTTGTACAGTAGATCAAGTGGAGGAATTCAAAGCACTACTCAAGGTAATTCCTTTGTGGTCTACAGGGATGATAATGTCAATAAACATGAATCAGCCCTCTTTTCCTTTACTGCAAGCAACTTCAATGGACCGCCATATTACCTCCAACTTCGAGATCCCTGCAGGATCGTTTGGAACCATTGGAATTATAGCTCTCACACTATGGGTAGTACTTTATAATCAGGTCATTCTTCGACTGGGGTCTAAAATCATGGGGAGAACTATTAGCTTTACCATCAAGCAAAGAATGGGCACGGGAATATTTGTTTCCTTCCTGGCTATGGTAGTGTCTGCAGTTGTTGAGGGCATTCGAAGGGATCGGGCAGTTAcagttaaaaatttaaatgtagCGGTAACAACTGTACAGATGTCAGCAATGTGGTTAGTTCCACAAAATTGTCTAAGTGGCATTGCCGAAGCTTTAAATGCAGTCGCTCTGATCGAGTTTTTCTATAGAGAATTTCCTAGCAGCATGTCTAGTATAGCATCCACTATGTACGGAGTTGGGATGTCAGCTGGAAATCTGCTAGCTAGTTTTCTATTGAGTACCATTGATGATGTTACTGGAAGAGAAGGGAAAATAAGTTGGATTTCAAGTAATATTGATGAAGGCCACTATGATTACTATTACTGGTTTCTTGCAGGATTGAGTCTAATTAACTTGATGTACTTTTTTCTTTGTAGCTGGGCTTATGGTCCCTGTGAAGGAGAATGCATCGGATCAGGAACGTCAAGCACTGACTGA
- the LOC108217218 gene encoding uncharacterized protein LOC108217218 — protein MALQWMILTYVVALEAAIALLVTLPTPKAVKSAIVSLVSLVLQPAMFVVPFAGFQLLDIYWKNEHRLMCTGEICTAAERDRYEKAIYKSQRNVILCVSACLLYWCIYRICKYYKDIRSMEEVEKRYKDQ, from the exons atGGCGCTTCAATGGATGATACTCACCTATGTGGTTGCCTTGGAAGCGGCGATCGCCCTTTTAGTAACGCTTCCCACGCCTAAAGCTGTTAAATCCGCCATTGTTTCTCTCGTCTCTCTCGTTCTTCAGCCTGCTATGTTTGTCGTTCCTTTTGCTGGCTTCCAGCTTCTAG ATATCTATTGGAAGAACGAGCATCGTTTGATGTGTACAGGCGAGATCTGCACTGCTGCTGAGAGAGATCGTTATGAGAAAGCC ATATACAAGTCCCAAAGGAATGTTATTCTCTGTGTTTCAGCATGCCTTCTGTATTG GTGTATCTACCGTATCTGCAAGTATTACAAAGATATAAGAAGTATGGAGGAAGTAGAGAAGAGGTACAAGGATCAGTAG